From the Paraburkholderia aromaticivorans genome, one window contains:
- a CDS encoding DotI/IcmL/TraM family protein — MRALVVFCIMVIIRKKGGGSMTALNEANQERAVAAGPLPSRDQAVSDAAEPNAASEQLAELAAQLHQTADAVEPAVRMEKDRKHLQFIAGSSVKLNFILATALLISVVANGALGWRAFNPDRQYFASDNGRIFPLIPMSQPYRKAADVIQYAKDTMNRSFTMDFLNWRQQLEDIRGNYTRDGFKSFIASLQASGVLATVRDRRMNMSITAGTGVLTKEGVENGVYVWYVEMPIEVKLSGQTSELPAQRFLATVRIERVSTLDSIEGIGVGQLVTKPL; from the coding sequence TTGCGCGCTCTTGTCGTTTTTTGCATCATGGTTATAATACGGAAAAAAGGAGGTGGTTCGATGACCGCACTGAACGAAGCAAACCAGGAACGGGCCGTAGCTGCCGGCCCGCTTCCCTCGAGAGACCAGGCCGTGTCCGATGCAGCAGAGCCGAATGCGGCGAGCGAGCAACTCGCGGAGCTCGCCGCTCAACTTCATCAAACAGCCGATGCGGTTGAGCCGGCGGTGCGGATGGAGAAGGACCGCAAGCACCTGCAATTCATTGCAGGCTCGTCTGTCAAGCTGAACTTCATTCTCGCGACAGCGCTTCTGATCAGTGTCGTCGCGAATGGTGCGCTCGGTTGGCGTGCGTTCAACCCGGACCGCCAGTATTTCGCCTCCGACAACGGCCGCATCTTCCCGCTGATTCCGATGTCGCAGCCGTATCGCAAAGCGGCCGACGTGATCCAGTACGCGAAGGACACGATGAACCGTTCGTTCACGATGGACTTCCTCAACTGGCGTCAACAGCTCGAGGACATCCGCGGCAATTACACGCGCGACGGCTTCAAGTCGTTCATCGCATCGCTGCAAGCCTCGGGCGTCTTGGCGACCGTGCGCGATCGCCGCATGAACATGTCGATCACTGCCGGCACTGGCGTTCTCACAAAGGAGGGCGTCGAGAACGGCGTCTACGTGTGGTACGTCGAGATGCCGATCGAGGTCAAGCTGTCGGGGCAGACGTCTGAGCTTCCTGCGCAGCGCTTCCTCGCAACGGTTCGGATCGAGCGAGTTTCCACGCTCGACTCCATTGAAGGCATCGGCGTCGGCCAACTGGTGACGAAGCCGCTTTGA
- a CDS encoding DotH/IcmK family type IV secretion protein: protein MKRLALLLVAPLAASTLAPAMAQNAQQPQPQPAQQQSAAPAAQGVAAPAPAPQQPQQAQAPQWVNAGAPAGAFPPPPGQAPMSSQQQIQAAFPQTNYGAANYAVAGQAPQGYPQQYPAGAVPQNGVAPMPPLAPPSNYERAEQVVSPFSNGEIVKLRQQLDDSRKAKAYHPVRTVPRISSISVDLSPGAALPIARVLPGEQTTLVFVDSTGAPWPLAVAPRVSDARYFDVEWLQGTPSVVISALSAYEDGNVTVFLQGMATPVVVKLATGEPDSKEKSRVVDYRLDLRVPGRGPNAQAPFLGAGRIALYDDTMQGFLDGIPPSGAKRVTAHGDVPARTQVWQYGDAMFVRTNYDIQTAFDQSMSAADGTRVYRLPPTPYVTLSEMGRSVTLQLDIN from the coding sequence ATGAAACGACTCGCCCTTTTGCTCGTTGCACCGTTGGCGGCCAGCACACTCGCTCCGGCGATGGCTCAAAACGCGCAACAGCCTCAACCCCAACCGGCGCAGCAGCAAAGCGCGGCACCGGCCGCGCAAGGTGTCGCAGCGCCTGCACCGGCACCGCAGCAGCCGCAACAAGCGCAAGCCCCGCAGTGGGTCAATGCGGGCGCACCGGCCGGCGCATTTCCGCCGCCGCCTGGTCAAGCGCCGATGAGCTCGCAGCAGCAAATTCAGGCTGCGTTCCCGCAAACCAACTATGGAGCGGCGAATTATGCTGTGGCCGGACAAGCCCCGCAGGGCTACCCGCAGCAGTATCCGGCGGGAGCAGTACCTCAGAATGGCGTCGCGCCGATGCCCCCGCTCGCGCCTCCGAGCAATTACGAACGCGCCGAGCAGGTCGTTTCGCCCTTCAGCAACGGCGAGATCGTCAAGCTGCGTCAGCAGCTCGATGACTCGCGCAAGGCAAAGGCTTATCACCCTGTCAGGACCGTGCCCCGGATCAGCAGCATCTCGGTCGACCTCTCGCCCGGTGCCGCGCTCCCGATCGCGCGCGTGCTGCCCGGCGAGCAGACGACGCTGGTGTTCGTGGATTCGACGGGCGCGCCGTGGCCGCTCGCCGTTGCTCCGCGAGTTTCCGATGCCCGCTACTTCGATGTCGAATGGTTGCAAGGCACGCCGTCCGTCGTGATCTCGGCGTTATCGGCCTATGAAGACGGTAATGTGACCGTCTTCCTTCAGGGCATGGCGACGCCGGTCGTGGTCAAGCTCGCCACCGGCGAGCCCGATTCGAAAGAGAAGAGCCGCGTTGTCGACTATCGCCTCGATCTGCGTGTGCCCGGCCGTGGTCCGAACGCACAAGCCCCGTTCCTCGGAGCCGGTCGTATCGCGCTGTACGACGACACGATGCAGGGATTCCTCGACGGCATTCCGCCGAGTGGCGCGAAGCGCGTGACAGCGCATGGCGACGTACCGGCACGCACGCAGGTTTGGCAGTACGGCGACGCGATGTTCGTTCGCACGAACTACGACATTCAGACGGCATTCGATCAAAGCATGTCTGCCGCCGACGGCACGCGCGTTTATCGGTTGCCGCCGACCCCTTACGTCACGCTGTCCGAGATGGGCCGGTCCGTGACGCTCCAACTCGACATCAATTGA